One genomic window of Sardina pilchardus chromosome 15, fSarPil1.1, whole genome shotgun sequence includes the following:
- the edem3 gene encoding ER degradation-enhancing alpha-mannosidase-like protein 3 isoform X2: MWTLGQSCSASMKISWLPLLLLAFLRPVHCMSRDERHKLRDQVVEMFDHAYSSYMDHAYPADELMPLTCRGRVRGLEPSRGDVDDALGKFSLTLIDTLDTLVLLNKTEEFEAAVRRVLSDVRLDNDIVVSVFETNIRVLGGLLGGHSMAVMLREGGRHMLWYRDELLHMAKDLGLRLLPAFNTSSGLPYPRVNLKHGVRGPETRTGTETDTCTACAGTIILEFAALSRFTGDPIFENHARRALDFLWEKRQRNSNLVGTTINIHSGEWVRRDSGVGAGIDSYYEYLLKAYILLGDDLFLQRFNIHYASIMKYISQPPLLLDVHIHKPLLPARTWMDSLLAFFPGLQVLKGDIRPAIETHEMLYQVTKKHNFLPEAFTTDFRVHWAQHPLRPEFAESTYFLFKATGDPYYLEVGRTVLENLNRFARVPCGFAAMKDVRTGSHEDRMDSFFLAEMFKYLFLLFAESDDLPFDVEDYIFTTEAHLLPLSLSTAPRSQSPSAANSTGVEELDDSNFDWTCPNTRLLFPDPAFPRNLRDPIKIAVDRSCPRPSPLREPGMGRLPLRAQDFMANNPEHLELLRRMGVSLIHLKDGRVQLVQHASQAVSAIAAEDGMRFMQEMMELSSQQQKEQLPPRAVQIVSHPFFGRVVLTAGPAQFGIDLSKSSTGVRGFVSVAEPYSGCAEVTNAELVQGRIALLQRGQCMFAEKARHIQKAGAIGGIVIDDNDGSSSDTAPLFQMAGDGRSTDDVTLPLLFLFHKEGNILLEALKEYREVEVLLSDKARDRGLDYTIS; encoded by the exons ATGTGGACTCTGGGGCAATCCTGCTCTGCATCCATGAAGATTTCAtggctgccactgctgctactGGCCTTCCTAAGGCCAGTCCACTGCATGTCTCGGGATGAGAGACATAAATTAAG ggaTCAGGTGGTTGAGATGTTTGACCACGCTTATAGCAGTTACATG GACCATGCGTACCCAGCTGATGAGCTGATGCCGCTGACGTGCAGGGGGAGGGTGCGTGGGCTGGAGCCCAGCAGAGGAGATGTGGACGACGCGCTGGGGAA ATTCTCCCTCACGCTCATTGACACACTGGATACTCTGGTG CTTTTGAACAAAACTGAGGAATTTGAAGCAGCTGTGAGAAGAGTCCTGTCTGATGTGCGGCTGGACAATGACATTGTGGTGTCTGTCTTTGAGACCAACATCCGGGTGCTGGG GGGACTGTTAGGGGGCCACTCCATGGCTGTGATGCTGAGGGAAGGGGGTCGTCACATGCTGTGGTACCGCGATGAGCTCCTCCACATGGCCAAGGACCTGGGGCTCAGGCTCCTGCCTGCCTTCAACACCAGCAGTGGGCTGCCTTACCCAagg GTGAACCTGAAGCATGGCGTTCGCGGCCCGGAGACTCGCACCGGGACggaaacagacacatgcacggcGTGCGCCGGGACCATCATCTTGGAGTTCGCCGCCCTCAGCCGATTCACCGGGGACCCCATATTTGAG AATCATGCCAGAAGGGCTCTGGACTTCCTGTGGGAGAAGAGGCAGAGGAACAGCAACTTGGTGGGGACCACCATCAACATCCACTCAGGGGAGTGGGTGCGGCGAG ATAGTGGCGTAGGAGCGGGCATTGACTCATACTATGAGTACCTGCTGAAGGCCTACATTCTCCTGGGAGATGACCTCTTTCTGCAGCGCTTTAACATA CACTATGCCTCCATAATGAAGTACATCAGCCAGCCACCCCTCCTCCTGGACGTGCACATCCATAAGCCTCTGCTCCCAGCACGCACCTGGATGGACTCCCTGCTCGCCTTCTTTCCCGGTCTGCAG GTGTTGAAGGGAGACATCCGGCCTGCCATCGAGACGCACGAGATGCTTTATCAGGTTACAAAGAAGCACAATTTTCTGCCAGAG GCCTTCACCACAGACTTCAGGGTACATTGGGCCCAGCATCCCTTGCGGCCAGAGTTTGCAGAGAGCACCTACTTCCTCTTTAAG GCCACGGGAGACCCGTACTATCTGGAGGTGGGCCGCACGGTTCTGGAGAACCTGAACCGCTTCGCCCGCGTCCCCTGTGGCTTCGCCGCCATGAAGGACGTCCGCACCGGCAGCCACGAGGAccg tatggACTCCTTCTTCCTGGCTGAGATGTTCAAATACCTCTTCCTGTTGTTTGCTGAGTCGGACGACCTGCCCTTTGACGTGGAGGACTACATCTTCACCACAGAAGCTCACCTGCTGCCGCTGTCGCTGTCCACCGCGCCGCGCTCACAGTCGCCCTCTGCTGCCAATTCCACG GGCGTTGAGGAGTTGGATGACTCAAATTTTGACTGGACCTGTCCCAATACCCGTCTCCTCTTCCCCGATCCTGCCTTTCCACGGAATCTCAGGGACCCAATCAAGATCGCCGTGGACAGGAGTTGTCCACGCCCAAGCCCACTccg ggagccTGGCATGGGCCGTCTGCCCCTGAGGGCTCAGGACTTCATGGCCAACAACCCGGAGCACCTGGAGCTGCTGCGCCGCATGGGCGTCAGCCTCATCCACCTGAAGGACGGGCGCGTGCAGCTGGTGCAGCACGCCTctcag GCAGTGAGTGCGATAGCGGCAGAGGACGGCATGCGCTTCATGCAGGAGATGATGGAGCTCTCAAGCCAGCAGCAGAAGGAGCAGCTCCCCCCTCGCGCTGTGCAGATCGTCTCACACCCCTTCTTTGGCAGAGTGGTACTGACCGCCGGCCCGGCACAGTTTGGCATAGACCTTTCCAAGAGCAGCACGGGG GTGCGAGGCTTCGTGTCGGTGGCCGAGCCGTACAGCGGCTGCGCGGAGGTGACCAACGCCGAGCTGGTTCAGGGCCGCATCGCCCTGCTGCAGCGGGGCCAGTGCATGTTCGCCGAGAAGGCCCGGCACATCCAGAAGGCCGGGGCCATCGGGGGCATCGTGATCG ATGACAacgacggcagcagcagcgacaCGGCTCCCCTCTTCCAGATGGCGGGAGACGGCCGCAGCACGGACGACGTAACGCtgcccctcctcttcctgttccaCAAGGAGGGCAACATCCTGCTGGAGGCCCTGAAGGAGTACCGCGAGGTGGAGGTGCTGCTCAGCGATAAGGCCCGCGACCGAG GGTTAGACTATACGATTTCATGA
- the edem3 gene encoding ER degradation-enhancing alpha-mannosidase-like protein 3 isoform X1: MWTLGQSCSASMKISWLPLLLLAFLRPVHCMSRDERHKLRDQVVEMFDHAYSSYMDHAYPADELMPLTCRGRVRGLEPSRGDVDDALGKFSLTLIDTLDTLVLLNKTEEFEAAVRRVLSDVRLDNDIVVSVFETNIRVLGGLLGGHSMAVMLREGGRHMLWYRDELLHMAKDLGLRLLPAFNTSSGLPYPRVNLKHGVRGPETRTGTETDTCTACAGTIILEFAALSRFTGDPIFENHARRALDFLWEKRQRNSNLVGTTINIHSGEWVRRDSGVGAGIDSYYEYLLKAYILLGDDLFLQRFNIHYASIMKYISQPPLLLDVHIHKPLLPARTWMDSLLAFFPGLQVLKGDIRPAIETHEMLYQVTKKHNFLPEAFTTDFRVHWAQHPLRPEFAESTYFLFKATGDPYYLEVGRTVLENLNRFARVPCGFAAMKDVRTGSHEDRMDSFFLAEMFKYLFLLFAESDDLPFDVEDYIFTTEAHLLPLSLSTAPRSQSPSAANSTGVEELDDSNFDWTCPNTRLLFPDPAFPRNLRDPIKIAVDRSCPRPSPLREPGMGRLPLRAQDFMANNPEHLELLRRMGVSLIHLKDGRVQLVQHASQAVSAIAAEDGMRFMQEMMELSSQQQKEQLPPRAVQIVSHPFFGRVVLTAGPAQFGIDLSKSSTGVRGFVSVAEPYSGCAEVTNAELVQGRIALLQRGQCMFAEKARHIQKAGAIGGIVIDDNDGSSSDTAPLFQMAGDGRSTDDVTLPLLFLFHKEGNILLEALKEYREVEVLLSDKARDRGGAVEEEDCSTEEKDRDVPGLASSSLPLASSSSSSSSSSSSTSSSSSSPPPDQSQPSVQEPDQPQTKEEDEEKDEEAAAVVVVVPPAKVASEPDAKTEPTEEQSSDKDPEKLLDALLADWQEDLEAFRQMEKDEL, encoded by the exons ATGTGGACTCTGGGGCAATCCTGCTCTGCATCCATGAAGATTTCAtggctgccactgctgctactGGCCTTCCTAAGGCCAGTCCACTGCATGTCTCGGGATGAGAGACATAAATTAAG ggaTCAGGTGGTTGAGATGTTTGACCACGCTTATAGCAGTTACATG GACCATGCGTACCCAGCTGATGAGCTGATGCCGCTGACGTGCAGGGGGAGGGTGCGTGGGCTGGAGCCCAGCAGAGGAGATGTGGACGACGCGCTGGGGAA ATTCTCCCTCACGCTCATTGACACACTGGATACTCTGGTG CTTTTGAACAAAACTGAGGAATTTGAAGCAGCTGTGAGAAGAGTCCTGTCTGATGTGCGGCTGGACAATGACATTGTGGTGTCTGTCTTTGAGACCAACATCCGGGTGCTGGG GGGACTGTTAGGGGGCCACTCCATGGCTGTGATGCTGAGGGAAGGGGGTCGTCACATGCTGTGGTACCGCGATGAGCTCCTCCACATGGCCAAGGACCTGGGGCTCAGGCTCCTGCCTGCCTTCAACACCAGCAGTGGGCTGCCTTACCCAagg GTGAACCTGAAGCATGGCGTTCGCGGCCCGGAGACTCGCACCGGGACggaaacagacacatgcacggcGTGCGCCGGGACCATCATCTTGGAGTTCGCCGCCCTCAGCCGATTCACCGGGGACCCCATATTTGAG AATCATGCCAGAAGGGCTCTGGACTTCCTGTGGGAGAAGAGGCAGAGGAACAGCAACTTGGTGGGGACCACCATCAACATCCACTCAGGGGAGTGGGTGCGGCGAG ATAGTGGCGTAGGAGCGGGCATTGACTCATACTATGAGTACCTGCTGAAGGCCTACATTCTCCTGGGAGATGACCTCTTTCTGCAGCGCTTTAACATA CACTATGCCTCCATAATGAAGTACATCAGCCAGCCACCCCTCCTCCTGGACGTGCACATCCATAAGCCTCTGCTCCCAGCACGCACCTGGATGGACTCCCTGCTCGCCTTCTTTCCCGGTCTGCAG GTGTTGAAGGGAGACATCCGGCCTGCCATCGAGACGCACGAGATGCTTTATCAGGTTACAAAGAAGCACAATTTTCTGCCAGAG GCCTTCACCACAGACTTCAGGGTACATTGGGCCCAGCATCCCTTGCGGCCAGAGTTTGCAGAGAGCACCTACTTCCTCTTTAAG GCCACGGGAGACCCGTACTATCTGGAGGTGGGCCGCACGGTTCTGGAGAACCTGAACCGCTTCGCCCGCGTCCCCTGTGGCTTCGCCGCCATGAAGGACGTCCGCACCGGCAGCCACGAGGAccg tatggACTCCTTCTTCCTGGCTGAGATGTTCAAATACCTCTTCCTGTTGTTTGCTGAGTCGGACGACCTGCCCTTTGACGTGGAGGACTACATCTTCACCACAGAAGCTCACCTGCTGCCGCTGTCGCTGTCCACCGCGCCGCGCTCACAGTCGCCCTCTGCTGCCAATTCCACG GGCGTTGAGGAGTTGGATGACTCAAATTTTGACTGGACCTGTCCCAATACCCGTCTCCTCTTCCCCGATCCTGCCTTTCCACGGAATCTCAGGGACCCAATCAAGATCGCCGTGGACAGGAGTTGTCCACGCCCAAGCCCACTccg ggagccTGGCATGGGCCGTCTGCCCCTGAGGGCTCAGGACTTCATGGCCAACAACCCGGAGCACCTGGAGCTGCTGCGCCGCATGGGCGTCAGCCTCATCCACCTGAAGGACGGGCGCGTGCAGCTGGTGCAGCACGCCTctcag GCAGTGAGTGCGATAGCGGCAGAGGACGGCATGCGCTTCATGCAGGAGATGATGGAGCTCTCAAGCCAGCAGCAGAAGGAGCAGCTCCCCCCTCGCGCTGTGCAGATCGTCTCACACCCCTTCTTTGGCAGAGTGGTACTGACCGCCGGCCCGGCACAGTTTGGCATAGACCTTTCCAAGAGCAGCACGGGG GTGCGAGGCTTCGTGTCGGTGGCCGAGCCGTACAGCGGCTGCGCGGAGGTGACCAACGCCGAGCTGGTTCAGGGCCGCATCGCCCTGCTGCAGCGGGGCCAGTGCATGTTCGCCGAGAAGGCCCGGCACATCCAGAAGGCCGGGGCCATCGGGGGCATCGTGATCG ATGACAacgacggcagcagcagcgacaCGGCTCCCCTCTTCCAGATGGCGGGAGACGGCCGCAGCACGGACGACGTAACGCtgcccctcctcttcctgttccaCAAGGAGGGCAACATCCTGCTGGAGGCCCTGAAGGAGTACCGCGAGGTGGAGGTGCTGCTCAGCGATAAGGCCCGCGACCGAG GTGGtgctgtggaggaggaagactGCTCCACTGAGGAGAAGGACCGTGACGTACCCGGATtggcctcttcctctctccccctcgcctcctcctcctcctcgtcttcttcctcttcttcttccacctcctcttcttcctcctctccgccTCCAGACCAATCCCAGCCCAGCGTGCAGGAGCCTGACCAACCTCAAACaaaagaggaggacgaggagaaagACGAagaggcggcggcggtggtggtggtggtcccCCCAGCCAAGGTGGCCAGCGAGCCAGACGCAAAAACCGAGCCTACGGAAGAGCAGTCATCTGACAAGGACCCCGAGAAGTTACTGGACGCCCTGTTAGCCGACTGGCAGGAGGACCTGGAGGCCTTCCGGCAGATGGAGAAGGACGAGCTCTga